Proteins from a single region of Lelliottia sp. JS-SCA-14:
- the alaE gene encoding L-alanine exporter AlaE has translation MFSPQSRLRHAVADTFAMVVYCSVVNMLIEIFLSGMSFEQSLSSRLVAIPVNILIAWPYGFYRDAVMRVARRFSPSGWMKNLADVLAYVTFQSPVYVAILLTVGADWHQIAAAVSSNIVVSMLMGAVYGYFLDYCRRLFKVSQYHQSQA, from the coding sequence ATGTTCTCACCGCAGTCTCGCCTGCGCCATGCAGTTGCAGACACTTTCGCGATGGTTGTCTACTGTTCCGTAGTGAACATGCTGATCGAGATATTCCTCTCCGGAATGTCTTTTGAGCAGTCCCTTTCTTCCAGACTGGTGGCGATCCCGGTTAACATTCTTATTGCATGGCCGTACGGTTTTTACCGCGATGCGGTGATGCGCGTGGCGCGCCGTTTTAGCCCGTCTGGCTGGATGAAAAACCTGGCGGACGTGCTGGCGTATGTCACCTTCCAGTCCCCGGTGTATGTGGCGATTTTGCTGACCGTTGGCGCAGACTGGCATCAGATTGCCGCTGCCGTCAGCTCGAATATTGTGGTGTCGATGTTGATGGGTGCCGTCTACGGCTACTTCCTCGACTACTGCCGCCGCCTGTTTAAAGTCAGCCAGTATCATCAGTCTCAGGCGTAA
- a CDS encoding DUF2002 family protein: MYLRPDEVARVLEKAGFIMDAVTQKTYGYRRGDNYVYVNREARMGRTALIIHPTLKDRSLSFAEPATDIKTCDHYQEFPLYLAGERHQHYGIPHGFSSRMALERFLTGLFGEPQ; encoded by the coding sequence ATGTATTTACGACCCGATGAGGTGGCGCGCGTTCTTGAAAAAGCGGGTTTCATCATGGATGCAGTGACACAGAAAACATACGGATATCGCCGCGGCGATAATTATGTTTACGTTAACCGTGAAGCCCGAATGGGACGCACTGCGCTGATTATTCACCCCACGCTGAAAGACCGCAGTTTGTCGTTTGCTGAGCCGGCCACGGATATCAAAACTTGCGATCACTATCAGGAATTTCCGCTCTATTTAGCCGGAGAACGGCACCAGCATTACGGCATTCCGCATGGTTTTAGCTCCCGCATGGCGCTGGAGAGATTTCTGACAGGTTTGTTTGGCGAACCGCAGTAA
- a CDS encoding DUF883 domain-containing protein, with the protein MFNRPNRNDINDDAQDIRNDVSQLADTLEDVLKSWGSDAKDEADVARRKAQSLLRETRARMHGRSRTTQAACDAIGCANTFIREKPLYAVGTVAAVGIFIGALLTLRK; encoded by the coding sequence ATGTTTAACAGACCGAACCGAAACGATATTAATGACGACGCTCAGGATATTCGTAACGATGTCAGCCAATTAGCAGACACACTGGAAGATGTTTTGAAATCCTGGGGCTCTGATGCGAAGGACGAGGCGGATGTCGCCAGGCGTAAGGCTCAGTCTCTGCTGCGTGAAACCCGCGCCCGGATGCATGGCCGCTCGCGCACCACGCAGGCCGCCTGCGATGCCATTGGCTGTGCCAATACGTTCATTCGCGAAAAACCGCTGTATGCCGTGGGGACCGTCGCCGCGGTGGGGATTTTTATCGGTGCGTTACTGACGCTGCGTAAATAG
- the nrdH gene encoding glutaredoxin-like protein NrdH, which translates to MEIRIMSITIYTRNDCVQCHATKRAMESRGVEFEMVNVDLQPDAADTLRAQGFRQLPVVIAGETSWSGFRPDMINRLQTQAASA; encoded by the coding sequence ATGGAAATACGAATCATGAGCATTACTATTTACACTCGTAACGACTGTGTTCAGTGCCACGCCACCAAACGTGCAATGGAAAGCCGCGGCGTCGAGTTTGAGATGGTGAATGTGGACTTACAGCCCGATGCGGCAGATACCCTGCGCGCACAAGGATTTCGTCAGCTTCCGGTGGTGATCGCCGGGGAAACCAGCTGGTCAGGCTTTCGCCCGGACATGATTAACCGCCTGCAAACTCAGGCCGCCAGCGCATGA
- the nrdI gene encoding class Ib ribonucleoside-diphosphate reductase assembly flavoprotein NrdI, which produces MSLIVYFSSSSENTLRFIERVGLPAVRIPLNERERIQVDEPYILVVPSYGGGGTAGAVPRQAIRFLNDPHNRALIRGVIAAGNRNFGDAFCRAGDVISQKCGVPYLYRFELMGTQQDVENVRKGVNEFWQRQPQNA; this is translated from the coding sequence ATGAGTCTGATCGTCTACTTCTCCAGCAGCTCGGAAAACACGCTGCGCTTTATTGAGCGCGTCGGGCTGCCCGCGGTGCGTATTCCGCTTAACGAGCGCGAGCGGATTCAGGTAGACGAACCTTACATTCTGGTGGTCCCCAGCTACGGCGGCGGTGGAACGGCGGGCGCGGTGCCCCGCCAGGCGATCCGCTTTCTGAACGATCCCCATAACCGGGCGCTGATTCGCGGTGTGATCGCGGCAGGTAATCGCAACTTTGGCGATGCTTTCTGTCGCGCCGGGGATGTTATCTCGCAAAAGTGCGGCGTGCCGTATCTCTATCGTTTTGAACTGATGGGGACACAGCAGGACGTAGAGAACGTGCGTAAAGGAGTGAATGAATTTTGGCAACGACAACCGCAGAACGCGTAA